One part of the Solanum dulcamara chromosome 8, daSolDulc1.2, whole genome shotgun sequence genome encodes these proteins:
- the LOC129900106 gene encoding mannan endo-1,4-beta-mannosidase 5-like translates to MASFSRAICSFFALLCFLLLLAIITEARNIENTNNVDFVRTRGAHFVLNGAPFLFNGFNSYWLMHVAAEPTERYKVSEVFKEASAASLSVCRTWAFSDGGDAALQISPGVYDERAFQA, encoded by the exons ATGGCTTCTTTTAGTAGAGCAATTTGCTCATTCTTTGCCTTGCTCTGCTTCCTCCTCCTCCTAGCTATAATCACAGAAGCTAGGAATATAGAAAATACTAATAATGTAGATTTTGTTAGAACAAGAGGTGCACATTTTGTACTAAATGGAGCACCTTTTCTGTTCAATGGTTTCAACTCTTATTGGCTGATGCATGTTGCTGCTGAGCCAACTGAGAGGTAcaaagtctctgaagttttcaAGGAAGCCTCTGCTGCTAGCCTCTCTGTATGCAGGACTTGGGCTTTTAGCGATGGAGGCGATGCAGCATTGCAGATTTCTCCTGGTGTCTACGATGAACGTGCTTTTCAG GCCTGA
- the LOC129900105 gene encoding mannan endo-1,4-beta-mannosidase 5-like, with protein sequence MNRFFVIQGLDFVISEARKYGIRLILSFVNNYKDFGGRSQYAQWAKNAGILNINSEDDFYTHPVLKDYYKNHVKKIVTRVNTMNGIAYRDDSTIMAWELMNEPRCNADYSGKTVHGWVQEMASFVKSLDKKHLLEIGMEGFYGDSMPEKKNVNPGFQVGTDFISSHLVKEIDFATIHAYTDQW encoded by the exons ATGAATCGATTCTTTGTGATACAGGGGTTGGATTTTGTGATCTCAGAAGCACGAAAGTATGGGATACGTTTAATATTGAGCTTTGTGAACAACTATAAAGATTTTGGAGGGAGAAGTCAATATGCTCAATGGGCGAAAAATGCAGGAATTCTGAATATTAACAGTGAAGATGATTTTTATACTCATCCAGTTCTCAAAGATTATTACAAGAACCATGTTAAGAAAATAGTGACAAGAGTCAATACCATGAATGGAATAGCATATAGAGATGATTCAACAATAATGGCATGGGAACTTATGAATGAGCCTCGCTGCAATGCTGATTATTCTGGGAAAACAGTTCAT GGATGGGTTCAAGAGATGGCAAGTTTTGTGAAATCACTAGACAAAAAGCACTTGTTGGAGATAGGAATGGAAGGATTTTATGGCGATTCAATGCCTGAAAAGAAGAATGTTAATCCTGGTTTTCAAGTTGGAACAGATTTCATCAGTAGCCATCTTGTTAAAGAGAttgattttgccacaatacATGCATACACTGACCAATGGTAA